A section of the Neorhizobium galegae bv. orientalis str. HAMBI 540 genome encodes:
- a CDS encoding HEPN-associated N-terminal domain-containing protein, which yields MPLDDLAEFIRERIEGSYSKAADDLPYESREGGYQAWNIDSWDMIGDELALDLPRDSSGSLFQALVDGIGDDQWCKYDWLVLEPDESLRFSWSRFCEIVKHQRRFFFHNINKSDGFEPDQRSPLEFLIDVCGHAQSLGLILEKPTSLALFRARPREARRPFWTPAELGPPPEEYATQSNRMNPPGIPMFYGADQQKLAVAEIRNTMASVGRFETTRPVRILDLASLPKVPGFFSMATRMDRLILRFLRQFAKLIIQPVERNDRVNVDYIPTQVFTEFLRDFEFDGGCIDGLRYRSATGEKGTNYVLFANQSDVFDAVTPEPSEQSNPWLRLVGVKQMRI from the coding sequence ATGCCCCTTGATGACCTAGCGGAATTCATTCGTGAGCGAATAGAGGGGTCATATTCGAAAGCCGCAGATGACCTTCCATATGAGTCCAGGGAAGGCGGTTATCAGGCTTGGAATATTGATAGCTGGGACATGATCGGCGACGAACTCGCCCTCGATCTTCCTCGTGACAGTTCTGGCAGCTTGTTCCAAGCGCTCGTCGATGGAATTGGTGACGATCAATGGTGCAAATACGATTGGCTGGTGCTCGAACCGGACGAAAGCCTTCGTTTTTCATGGAGCCGGTTCTGTGAGATCGTCAAGCACCAGCGTCGCTTCTTCTTCCACAACATAAACAAGTCTGATGGCTTTGAGCCCGACCAACGCTCTCCGCTAGAGTTCCTTATCGATGTTTGCGGCCACGCACAGAGCCTTGGCCTTATACTTGAAAAGCCAACCAGCCTCGCCCTTTTTAGAGCGCGACCACGGGAAGCCAGACGTCCATTTTGGACGCCTGCCGAATTAGGGCCGCCACCCGAGGAGTATGCGACCCAATCGAACCGCATGAATCCGCCAGGAATTCCAATGTTCTATGGAGCGGACCAACAAAAGCTTGCGGTAGCGGAAATCAGGAACACGATGGCGTCGGTCGGCCGATTTGAAACGACACGGCCGGTCCGAATATTGGACCTGGCATCACTGCCAAAAGTGCCCGGGTTTTTCTCAATGGCTACTCGTATGGATCGATTGATCCTTCGCTTCCTCCGGCAGTTCGCGAAATTGATCATACAACCGGTGGAACGAAATGATCGCGTGAACGTCGATTACATCCCGACCCAGGTTTTCACGGAGTTTCTCCGCGACTTCGAATTTGACGGCGGTTGCATAGATGGGCTGCGTTATCGAAGCGCGACTGGTGAAAAGGGTACGAACTACGTGTTGTTTGCAAACCAATCTGACGTCTTCGACGCCGTGACGCCTGAACCTTCCGAGCAGTCAAATCCGTGGCTTCGTTTGGTCGGGGTCAAACAGATGAGAATATAG
- a CDS encoding type I restriction endonuclease subunit R — MTAHAAHNAHKEQVLQDHLIVQLVAGEGYQQRDPRTDYDRAHSMDKALVLRFVRSTQPEEWAKLERHYSTSAEVTYFKQLEKALKDRGLLDVLRQGIKIVPGIKFTLCYFRPASALEPKRVAEYEANILSVMKEVEYSERHGNRLDVALFLNGLPVATLEAKNLLTGSNFRHAEKQYRKDRSPAGEPLLTFKRGALVHFALDEDNVSMTTRLQNGRTRFLPFNRGRDGGAGNPDVEGEFRVAYLYRSGTWGDAILSRPVLLDIIGRFMHLDTTGREEVMLFPRFQQLDAVRKLMSHARTFGTGQNYLVQHSAGSGKSNTIGWLAHHAINLHDAQDQAVFNTAIIVTDRIVLDRQLQGTVSQFEQVQGIVRKIDGTSRQLKEAIASGVRIIVTTIQKFSTEHLREISGQSGRTFAVIVDEAHSSQSGATAQAMTDALTREADSSDDIEDIISAYQKARGPQANISFFAFTATPRNVTLERFGTKGPEGLPHPFHLYSMRQAIEEGFILDVLQNYMTYKAYYELEKAVEDDPKLSGRRGQSKVARYANLHPTAIGQKVEIVVEHFRRHVARLLDGQAKAMIVTSSRDHALRYYLGVRDYIAQRGYTDLRALVAFSGELPLDGEKYTEADMNGFAETELPRRFDGFKPDGTAYPEQYQILIVAEKYQTGFDQPKLCAMYVDRKLAGLQAVQTLSRLNRTRPGKDQTFILDFQNTIEDIQNAFRPYYEVTALEANSDPNLVYALEGRLFKFGYLDKEEIERFAQTYFKGLLDGGDRARLEGLVRQAVARFEADDDEGRQEEFRQLLRSYMRFYSFISQVMKLEDTSLEKLSAYGGWLSRLLPNREIPPEIEITDDMLRLQKFKVEQKEQSDASLSAGDRMPLKAISEFGAKPYTEDERKELSEIVKAFNERHGTQFTESDMIRFESVNNEILDADLSEMLRNNPPDVVYTAFAQAFFQGAIRMFQRDNEMRNIVLSDADARNKATRHFFSRALRQVRDTPPPSV; from the coding sequence CAGGTTCTTCAAGATCACCTGATCGTCCAGCTTGTCGCGGGCGAGGGCTATCAGCAACGTGACCCCCGGACCGATTACGACCGTGCCCATTCGATGGACAAGGCGCTTGTGTTGCGGTTTGTCCGGAGCACCCAGCCCGAGGAATGGGCGAAGCTGGAACGGCACTATTCGACTTCCGCCGAGGTGACGTATTTCAAGCAGCTTGAAAAGGCGCTCAAGGATCGAGGGCTGCTGGACGTGCTGCGGCAGGGCATCAAGATCGTCCCTGGCATCAAATTCACGCTCTGCTATTTCCGTCCTGCGAGCGCCCTGGAGCCAAAGCGCGTAGCCGAATATGAGGCCAACATTCTCTCAGTCATGAAGGAGGTGGAATATAGTGAACGCCACGGCAATCGACTGGACGTGGCACTTTTCCTCAATGGTCTTCCCGTGGCCACGCTGGAGGCCAAGAATCTTCTGACCGGCTCAAACTTTCGCCACGCCGAAAAACAGTATCGCAAGGACCGCTCGCCCGCCGGGGAACCTTTGCTGACCTTCAAGCGGGGCGCTTTGGTGCATTTCGCACTGGATGAAGACAACGTATCCATGACCACGCGGCTGCAGAATGGGCGCACGCGCTTTCTGCCCTTCAACCGTGGCCGTGACGGCGGGGCGGGCAATCCCGATGTAGAGGGCGAGTTTCGTGTAGCCTATCTCTATCGCTCCGGCACTTGGGGCGACGCAATTCTCTCCCGTCCCGTTTTGCTCGACATCATCGGGCGCTTCATGCACCTCGACACGACCGGCCGGGAAGAAGTCATGCTTTTTCCCCGCTTTCAGCAACTTGACGCGGTGCGAAAGCTGATGAGCCATGCTCGGACGTTCGGCACGGGCCAGAACTATCTCGTTCAACACTCTGCAGGTTCGGGCAAATCCAACACCATCGGATGGCTTGCCCACCACGCCATCAACTTGCATGACGCGCAGGACCAGGCCGTATTCAACACTGCAATTATTGTCACCGACCGCATCGTGCTTGACCGCCAGTTGCAAGGCACTGTCTCGCAGTTCGAGCAGGTGCAGGGCATTGTGCGCAAGATTGACGGCACTTCCCGCCAGTTGAAGGAAGCCATAGCTAGCGGCGTACGCATCATCGTCACGACCATCCAGAAATTTTCGACCGAGCATTTGCGCGAGATTTCCGGCCAGTCGGGCCGCACCTTCGCCGTCATCGTTGACGAGGCTCATAGCAGTCAATCGGGCGCGACCGCGCAAGCCATGACTGATGCGCTAACCCGCGAAGCCGATTCCAGCGACGACATCGAAGATATTATTTCCGCCTATCAAAAGGCACGCGGCCCGCAGGCGAATATCAGCTTTTTCGCCTTCACGGCGACACCGCGTAACGTCACGTTGGAGCGTTTCGGCACCAAGGGACCGGAGGGCTTGCCGCATCCTTTCCACCTCTATTCCATGCGTCAGGCAATCGAGGAAGGCTTCATTCTGGACGTGCTCCAGAATTACATGACCTATAAGGCCTATTACGAGCTTGAAAAGGCGGTGGAGGACGACCCGAAACTGAGCGGACGGCGTGGTCAGAGTAAGGTCGCCCGCTATGCCAACCTTCACCCCACCGCCATCGGTCAAAAGGTCGAGATCGTCGTCGAGCACTTCCGTCGCCATGTCGCCAGGCTGCTAGATGGGCAGGCGAAAGCGATGATCGTCACCAGCAGCCGTGATCACGCGTTGCGCTATTACTTAGGCGTGCGAGACTACATCGCACAGCGAGGCTATACCGATCTACGCGCCCTCGTCGCTTTTTCGGGCGAACTCCCCTTAGACGGCGAGAAATACACTGAGGCGGACATGAACGGTTTCGCCGAGACAGAGCTTCCTCGCCGCTTCGACGGTTTCAAGCCCGATGGTACGGCCTATCCCGAGCAATACCAAATCCTGATCGTCGCCGAAAAATATCAGACCGGATTCGATCAGCCGAAGCTTTGTGCCATGTATGTTGACCGCAAACTGGCGGGCTTGCAAGCCGTTCAGACCCTTTCGCGCTTGAACCGCACGAGGCCGGGGAAAGACCAGACCTTCATTCTCGACTTCCAGAATACTATCGAGGACATTCAGAACGCCTTCCGCCCCTATTATGAGGTCACGGCACTGGAGGCCAATTCCGACCCTAACCTTGTTTACGCCCTCGAAGGCCGCCTCTTCAAATTCGGCTATCTCGACAAGGAGGAGATCGAGCGCTTCGCGCAGACCTATTTCAAAGGGCTGTTGGACGGCGGCGACCGTGCCCGTCTTGAAGGACTTGTCCGCCAGGCTGTCGCTCGCTTCGAGGCAGACGACGACGAGGGGCGGCAGGAAGAGTTCCGCCAACTTTTGCGGAGCTACATGCGCTTCTACAGCTTTATCTCCCAGGTCATGAAGCTGGAGGATACGAGCCTAGAGAAATTGTCCGCTTATGGCGGGTGGCTTTCTCGACTTCTTCCCAATCGGGAAATTCCACCGGAAATTGAGATTACCGACGACATGCTCCGCCTTCAAAAGTTCAAGGTAGAGCAGAAGGAGCAGAGCGACGCTTCACTTTCGGCAGGCGACCGAATGCCGCTCAAAGCCATCAGCGAGTTCGGCGCGAAGCCATATACCGAAGATGAGCGGAAAGAACTTTCCGAGATTGTGAAGGCATTCAACGAGCGGCATGGCACGCAATTCACGGAATCTGACATGATCCGCTTTGAATCCGTGAACAATGAAATCCTCGATGCCGACCTCTCGGAAATGCTCCGCAACAATCCTCCTGACGTGGTCTACACCGCCTTTGCGCAAGCGTTTTTTCAGGGTGCAATCCGGATGTTCCAGCGCGATAACGAAATGCGAAACATCGTCCTCTCCGACGCCGATGCTCGGAACAAAGCAACACGCCATTTCTTCAGTCGAGCGCTTCGGCAAGTGCGAGACACCCCCCCGCCCTCGGTATAA
- a CDS encoding PhzF family phenazine biosynthesis protein, which yields MARRYSIYDVFTDRRLAGNPLAVIVDGDDLADETMQAIAREMNLSETVFVQSSANAAYAARLRIFTPGRELPFAGHPTVGTAVALAELNHGSGGQLDMDLVCVLEENVGPVRCAVRFRAGEAGFAEFDLPRKPVRIELPLDRQGLADALSVKSTDIGFENHVASIWSAGVPFLMIPLHNLATAQNLEFDTALWEKAAPFVEGSLASAYVYCRSGVNHQAKFHARMFSPDMGISEDPATGAAVAALSGAIRHFDALPDGHHPVLVEQGVEMGRPSLIHLHIDVKEGEIARARIGGQAIKVAEGTLYL from the coding sequence TTGGCCCGTCGCTACAGCATCTATGATGTCTTCACCGATAGACGACTTGCCGGCAATCCGCTGGCGGTAATCGTCGATGGAGACGACCTTGCCGACGAGACAATGCAGGCGATTGCCAGGGAGATGAATCTCTCCGAGACGGTGTTCGTCCAGTCTTCCGCGAATGCCGCCTATGCAGCCCGTCTGCGCATCTTCACGCCGGGCCGCGAATTGCCTTTCGCCGGGCATCCGACCGTCGGAACGGCGGTGGCGCTCGCCGAACTCAATCACGGGTCTGGTGGGCAGCTCGACATGGACCTTGTCTGCGTGCTGGAGGAAAATGTCGGCCCGGTGCGCTGCGCCGTGCGGTTTCGTGCCGGCGAGGCGGGGTTTGCCGAATTCGACCTGCCGCGAAAGCCGGTGCGGATCGAGCTTCCGCTCGACCGACAGGGGCTCGCCGATGCGCTCAGCGTCAAATCGACGGATATCGGTTTCGAGAACCATGTCGCCTCCATCTGGAGCGCCGGCGTGCCTTTCCTGATGATCCCGCTGCACAATCTGGCGACGGCCCAGAATCTCGAATTCGACACGGCCTTGTGGGAAAAGGCGGCGCCGTTCGTCGAGGGCTCGCTTGCGTCGGCCTATGTCTATTGCCGCAGCGGCGTAAATCATCAGGCGAAGTTCCACGCCCGGATGTTCTCGCCCGACATGGGGATTTCCGAGGATCCGGCCACGGGCGCTGCCGTTGCCGCACTCTCCGGCGCGATCCGGCATTTCGATGCGCTGCCGGATGGCCATCACCCGGTGCTGGTGGAGCAGGGGGTGGAGATGGGGCGTCCGTCCCTGATCCATCTGCATATCGACGTGAAGGAGGGAGAGATCGCCAGGGCCCGCATCGGCGGCCAGGCAATCAAGGTTGCGGAAGGCACGCTCTATCTTTGA
- a CDS encoding MBL fold metallo-hydrolase, producing MFIKIPRSRPGEADFPRVLYVRLTRLDYLSDSEYKRASIEFDGIDAEKVDGITDVEERLFTESSHLPFALIRIITTRRRFEEVLGAPPAVGTWFRLRIEPQGPGLMTWQAQMGPDGYYAQSRMSTTGGGPLLDPLEPPRGPSPRSLGAAVAKEPLPTSIAELSNRFTVGTDWTLIEQILQAVPPPEKIVIRDVGQASFASFLNDAEQSYLHFDTGLPVSWNAHTAPKSIGITFANEQVVVLSHWDWDHLHAAFSIKQLLDAKWIVPSQRLGPGAARLAMAIAKKGNLFVWPAGKTFNGSHMWIAECKGSPRNANNTGLALRAKLQSGTEALLSGDADYSNIPMSLKAPADFLLVTHHGAAMAQGSTPIERASKTGFAAVSYGLGNSYRHPHDATQQHHTLAGWGHWRTTARRPSRPRDNRYFT from the coding sequence TTGTTTATCAAAATCCCAAGATCGCGGCCAGGCGAGGCAGATTTTCCACGCGTCCTCTACGTGCGGCTTACGCGCCTCGATTATTTGAGCGATAGCGAATACAAGCGTGCATCAATTGAGTTTGACGGAATCGATGCGGAAAAGGTTGATGGAATAACGGATGTCGAGGAGAGATTGTTTACTGAGTCTTCTCATCTGCCATTCGCTTTGATCCGTATCATTACTACAAGAAGGCGCTTCGAAGAAGTGTTGGGCGCTCCTCCGGCCGTAGGCACATGGTTTCGACTGAGGATCGAACCACAGGGTCCCGGTCTGATGACCTGGCAGGCCCAAATGGGGCCTGACGGTTATTATGCACAAAGCAGAATGTCGACGACCGGTGGCGGACCACTGCTCGATCCCTTGGAACCGCCTCGTGGTCCCTCGCCAAGGTCTCTTGGCGCAGCGGTAGCGAAAGAGCCGTTACCGACAAGCATCGCCGAGCTTTCAAACCGCTTCACAGTGGGGACGGATTGGACCCTTATTGAACAAATCCTGCAAGCGGTGCCACCGCCCGAAAAAATTGTTATCCGTGACGTGGGTCAGGCCAGTTTCGCATCGTTTCTCAATGATGCCGAGCAATCGTATCTCCATTTCGACACCGGCTTACCAGTTTCTTGGAATGCCCATACGGCTCCGAAGTCGATTGGGATAACATTCGCGAACGAACAGGTGGTTGTGCTCTCCCACTGGGATTGGGATCATCTGCACGCCGCCTTCAGCATCAAGCAGCTTCTAGACGCTAAATGGATTGTGCCGAGCCAAAGGCTTGGACCTGGGGCTGCACGTCTTGCCATGGCAATTGCAAAAAAAGGCAATCTGTTCGTTTGGCCAGCGGGTAAAACGTTCAACGGCTCGCACATGTGGATAGCAGAATGTAAGGGTTCGCCCAGGAATGCGAACAACACCGGCTTGGCGTTACGCGCGAAACTGCAGAGTGGTACCGAGGCATTGCTATCCGGCGACGCAGACTATTCAAATATCCCAATGAGCTTGAAAGCTCCCGCCGATTTTCTGTTGGTAACACACCACGGTGCAGCAATGGCCCAGGGGAGCACGCCCATTGAGCGAGCGAGCAAAACGGGCTTTGCTGCAGTCTCCTATGGACTTGGTAATTCCTATCGGCATCCACATGACGCGACACAGCAGCATCACACTTTGGCCGGTTGGGGCCACTGGAGAACAACGGCACGTCGCCCTTCAAGGCCGAGAGATAACCGTTACTTCACTTGA
- a CDS encoding sacsin N-terminal ATP-binding-like domain-containing protein produces the protein MSSLGVDPEIGSSTQNAEWGDTSAEEWKSFLLDEMEATKNAYYAKPPLLVRDYNAEKATVQDYADRELLELVQNAADAATEIGGDGRIRVEIKKNGLLVANTGQPFRTTGVRSLMTSHLSDKPARQRSLIGAKGLGFRSILNWTMEPIVLSGALQLAFSAQHSATVLSEMSALHPEFADALGDVSQRVAPILPFPAFGNQFDRALASGHSAELLSRAISVKEDGYDTVIAAGFSNESSFARAAQQAAEFRPEFLLFVPSLRQIEICVEGQVDQRWTKSNVSRDVWTLEIVAGHEVSSQKWICRHSTGEIPRLPDAGSEAATRYEASVAFRSDEPSKPGMLHCFFPTSTQMPLPALFHATFEVTSNRKQLQDASKVNVHVLERLAELYAHAVSDLVSAGRMNAPLGYLSASGEFPPALKVFETHLYSIAGRYPVIPTLDGSFVDASQTNIGPEGYGVFFPPRLFPKSANCKTFRERALLQLIGVSQLETGATLSKLARMDLTLEERADVIVGLAKQGSSFSGSRSFLIDESERPFGKRNSCFPPPIGSKMPTLPRWAQRRFMHPGLWQLIVSKLELSRRDIIAKLRNFNIEEYNLDGVTRSLVRQAEELISRHPGSEDSVRTETLQTLQRLYRREGENRPKFPQLRVKVRTQANAWSAADEVHLSESYGLEGRINQALYVSHPEVLLEAADPSLFILDELQAFYEWIGVNRWPRMVMQETPLSMRAAVLASLPEQVTVTDGFTMQTIPRGELSWTHTAKFAMQTIDRLDGILATANGDSILAWVARDPRFSAISPATFSLKLQARRSNSNYRPYDGPLPDPVRWQIKNVAWLSCTDGKRRPPIQTMRDAARLRGVFAQPTRPAEGSEDTLGLDDAAWARALLTVGVPTNIDDLTEAQVFTLLTELKDRGLEPDVVRRLYMQILEREIFRADQAPREKASFERGGYVQCRHRGQFAWVKVADAYYADRDGLLATARDQLALIDLPTRRNATNVFNRFCVAPLSRQGLVVSVVSKLEARQATDLIAHRFSSARPFIRAYRSLIAPDATAIRRFDRLSVLAVSKLDIEINLGGGAYRGELPAWSHLIEHEQLIVIVDDTMDAQQLLLLASEAIGDGLADIFEVQSGADFTKLLSPEQDSTRRLLLHRMLPNFSDAEVDALFEDQVEPVDTVLFNLTLLENPNPNPPPNPPNGNGLPTESATASGSPTTPMTPTPPSGNLPSHEARRSPDAVTAQTIANPPSAATGRKLDIRVSSGGGYYSSGWSSDVDNFKAVDAEEWAVLFEKSEKRFPLKVAHLQGSAAFGCDVLSFQSQEEFELFRLDGDRRRIARFIEVKSGGVRLTENETRCARQVKSRFFIYRIVFPDTSRTTATLTCIQDPLRYASALARELSIDIDEVADRTTFSVSAVESVEYGEEGVH, from the coding sequence ATGAGTTCACTAGGCGTTGACCCAGAAATCGGTTCCTCCACACAAAACGCAGAGTGGGGCGATACCTCGGCGGAAGAATGGAAATCATTCCTTCTTGACGAGATGGAGGCCACTAAAAACGCCTATTACGCGAAACCGCCGCTGCTCGTACGTGACTACAATGCGGAGAAGGCCACCGTTCAAGACTACGCTGATCGAGAGTTATTGGAGTTGGTGCAAAACGCGGCAGACGCGGCTACGGAAATTGGGGGCGACGGTCGGATCAGAGTTGAGATCAAGAAAAATGGTTTGCTGGTTGCTAACACAGGTCAGCCCTTCAGAACGACCGGCGTCCGGTCTTTGATGACATCACACCTTAGCGACAAGCCTGCAAGGCAGCGATCACTGATTGGAGCGAAAGGTCTTGGTTTCCGATCAATCTTGAATTGGACCATGGAGCCGATTGTTCTGAGCGGAGCATTGCAACTGGCGTTTTCGGCTCAGCATTCCGCCACTGTCTTGTCGGAAATGTCTGCCCTGCATCCCGAATTCGCGGATGCATTGGGAGATGTTTCACAACGCGTGGCACCCATCCTACCTTTTCCTGCGTTCGGCAATCAATTTGATCGGGCGCTTGCGTCAGGCCATTCAGCTGAGCTTTTAAGTAGGGCCATCAGCGTCAAAGAGGATGGCTATGACACAGTGATTGCGGCTGGCTTTTCAAACGAAAGTTCATTCGCGAGAGCCGCTCAGCAGGCGGCCGAATTCCGACCGGAGTTCCTTTTGTTTGTTCCTTCGCTTCGACAGATCGAGATTTGCGTTGAAGGTCAAGTGGATCAACGATGGACCAAGTCTAACGTTTCCCGCGATGTCTGGACCTTGGAGATCGTGGCCGGGCACGAGGTTAGTTCACAGAAATGGATATGCAGGCATTCAACGGGCGAAATTCCTCGACTGCCGGATGCCGGATCGGAAGCAGCTACTCGCTACGAGGCCTCTGTTGCGTTCAGAAGCGACGAACCGAGCAAGCCAGGCATGCTCCATTGTTTCTTCCCAACAAGTACGCAGATGCCTCTCCCTGCATTGTTTCATGCGACGTTTGAAGTAACCTCAAATCGGAAGCAGCTCCAAGATGCTTCGAAAGTGAACGTACATGTGTTGGAAAGGCTTGCGGAATTGTATGCTCATGCGGTCTCCGACCTGGTTTCAGCAGGAAGGATGAATGCGCCACTCGGGTACCTTTCGGCGTCGGGGGAGTTTCCGCCCGCCCTGAAGGTGTTCGAAACACATCTGTACTCCATAGCAGGTAGATACCCGGTTATTCCGACATTGGATGGAAGCTTCGTCGATGCCTCACAGACGAATATTGGCCCCGAGGGCTATGGTGTCTTTTTTCCGCCTCGCTTGTTTCCGAAGTCGGCCAACTGCAAAACGTTTAGAGAAAGAGCGCTGCTCCAGTTGATCGGCGTTTCTCAACTTGAAACCGGAGCCACCTTGTCGAAGCTGGCAAGGATGGACCTGACGCTTGAAGAGCGAGCCGACGTGATTGTCGGCTTAGCCAAGCAAGGCAGTTCGTTCTCCGGTTCCCGGAGTTTTCTTATCGATGAGAGTGAACGCCCATTTGGCAAGAGGAATTCATGTTTTCCTCCGCCCATAGGGTCGAAAATGCCTACGCTACCCCGTTGGGCCCAGAGGCGGTTTATGCACCCCGGGCTTTGGCAGCTGATCGTGAGCAAGCTCGAATTATCGAGACGTGACATCATCGCCAAACTTCGGAATTTCAATATCGAAGAATACAATCTCGACGGGGTGACACGCTCACTGGTGAGACAAGCTGAAGAGTTGATCTCGCGGCACCCAGGAAGTGAGGACAGTGTTCGAACGGAGACCCTACAAACTCTTCAACGACTTTATCGGCGTGAAGGTGAGAACCGGCCAAAGTTTCCGCAATTGCGCGTCAAGGTGCGCACGCAAGCGAACGCTTGGAGCGCCGCTGACGAAGTTCATCTGTCGGAGAGCTATGGTCTCGAAGGCCGGATCAATCAAGCGCTTTACGTCAGCCATCCTGAAGTCCTTCTGGAGGCTGCTGATCCGAGCCTATTCATTTTAGACGAGCTGCAGGCCTTCTATGAGTGGATAGGAGTAAATCGATGGCCTCGAATGGTGATGCAAGAAACGCCTTTGTCCATGCGAGCCGCCGTCTTAGCGTCCCTCCCGGAGCAAGTGACGGTGACAGACGGCTTCACCATGCAAACAATACCGCGTGGCGAACTAAGTTGGACACACACCGCCAAGTTTGCAATGCAGACGATTGACCGGCTCGATGGCATTTTAGCCACTGCGAATGGGGATTCCATTTTGGCGTGGGTCGCCAGAGACCCTCGATTTAGTGCGATCAGTCCCGCGACGTTTTCACTGAAGCTGCAGGCGAGGAGGTCTAACTCAAATTATCGACCTTACGACGGCCCCTTACCTGATCCGGTTCGCTGGCAAATTAAGAATGTTGCCTGGCTCTCGTGCACAGATGGGAAGCGTCGGCCTCCAATCCAAACTATGCGGGATGCAGCCCGGCTTCGGGGAGTTTTCGCTCAGCCAACGAGGCCTGCCGAAGGATCAGAGGATACTCTCGGATTAGACGATGCTGCTTGGGCGAGGGCGCTCTTAACGGTCGGGGTTCCGACCAACATTGATGATCTCACTGAAGCTCAAGTGTTTACGCTGCTCACCGAGCTTAAGGATCGAGGGCTGGAACCTGATGTGGTCCGCCGCCTTTACATGCAGATTCTGGAACGCGAGATTTTTCGCGCGGATCAAGCTCCTAGAGAGAAAGCTTCGTTCGAGAGAGGCGGCTATGTTCAATGCCGTCATAGGGGTCAGTTTGCTTGGGTTAAGGTGGCTGACGCTTACTATGCTGATCGAGACGGGCTACTGGCCACGGCCCGAGATCAACTTGCCTTGATTGACCTTCCAACTCGGCGAAATGCAACAAATGTGTTCAATCGTTTTTGTGTTGCCCCACTCAGTCGGCAGGGTCTCGTAGTAAGCGTCGTTTCAAAGCTTGAGGCACGTCAAGCTACGGATTTGATTGCTCACAGATTCAGTTCCGCACGGCCGTTTATCCGCGCGTACAGATCACTGATTGCGCCGGATGCCACTGCGATTCGTCGATTTGATCGCCTGTCGGTGTTAGCGGTTTCAAAACTTGATATCGAGATCAATTTGGGAGGTGGGGCATATCGAGGCGAACTTCCTGCGTGGTCTCATTTGATTGAGCATGAGCAACTTATTGTAATCGTGGACGACACGATGGATGCTCAACAGTTGCTATTGTTAGCATCTGAGGCGATTGGCGACGGTCTCGCCGACATTTTCGAAGTACAGAGCGGAGCAGATTTTACAAAACTGCTTTCTCCTGAGCAAGATTCGACAAGACGGCTACTGCTTCACCGCATGCTGCCAAACTTTTCCGATGCAGAGGTGGACGCGCTGTTTGAAGACCAAGTCGAACCTGTTGATACAGTTTTATTTAATCTCACTTTGCTCGAAAATCCGAACCCGAATCCACCGCCGAACCCACCCAATGGCAATGGCTTACCAACGGAGTCCGCAACTGCCAGCGGGTCGCCAACGACCCCAATGACGCCAACGCCCCCAAGTGGCAATTTGCCTTCGCATGAAGCGCGACGATCTCCGGATGCTGTGACAGCGCAAACTATTGCCAATCCACCCTCTGCAGCGACGGGGCGAAAACTCGACATCCGTGTCAGTAGTGGTGGCGGCTACTATAGCTCGGGTTGGTCAAGTGACGTTGATAACTTCAAAGCGGTTGATGCAGAAGAATGGGCCGTATTATTTGAGAAAAGCGAAAAACGCTTCCCGTTGAAAGTTGCTCATCTACAGGGAAGCGCAGCCTTCGGATGTGATGTTCTCTCGTTTCAAAGCCAAGAAGAGTTTGAGCTTTTCAGGCTCGATGGTGATCGCCGACGGATTGCCCGGTTTATCGAGGTTAAATCTGGCGGCGTGCGCCTTACCGAAAACGAGACGCGTTGCGCGAGGCAGGTCAAGTCGAGATTTTTCATTTATCGGATTGTGTTTCCGGACACATCGCGCACGACAGCGACGCTAACCTGCATTCAGGACCCACTAAGATATGCCTCAGCACTCGCTCGCGAACTGAGCATCGACATTGATGAGGTCGCTGACCGAACCACCTTCAGTGTTAGCGCGGTTGAGTCAGTAGAATATGGCGAGGAAGGCGTCCATTGA